TTTTTCCTTCTGCAACATAACTAATATATATCTTATCCATATTCTCTTGAGAGATTATTTGTTGGATCCTTATTGGATAAAAAAAATGGACTGCTTCGAAGATACAGATACTTATGATTATTAAAAATACAAGATACCGTAAGCGCAGTTTCTTCAATAAATACCCTCCTTTTTGTAGCAGTCTCCGGTCCCCCGTCAAGATCACCTTGCCTTATGCTATTTCGCTTAAGCTTCCAAAAGTTCTTCCCGTGCTTTGATTAACCATGGGTGTACGAGCTTTAAAGTATTTCGCTGATCCCAAATGTGATTAAGATATATTAATATGGCTTTATCCATCTCAAGTCTATTTACTTCTTCTCTCGTCTCGATCAAGTAAGGGTGCTCTCCCGGCAAATTCCATGAAATCTTATCTGAAACAAACAAAATCTTATCCGTCATATGAGAATTTGGTTTATGAGTCGTATGACTTTCTATGGCGCTTAATATCTCTTCATCATTTATTTCAAAGATATCTTGAGCCATATATCTGGATAGTTTCTGATGAACACTTCTATCGTATTTGTACTCCTCTTCAAGTACTTCAATGGATAACCGTTCGGCTACTTCCAGCATTTTAGAGATTGGGATGACATTGCTTATGTCATGTAAGAGTGCCGCATATTCGACCTTCTGAGAATCAAAACCATACAGTTGAGCTATTCGAATAGCTTCATTAGCAACCTCTAA
The window above is part of the Paenibacillus lutimineralis genome. Proteins encoded here:
- the yqeK gene encoding bis(5'-nucleosyl)-tetraphosphatase (symmetrical) YqeK → MNDIFSCYTGNLVLSGDMRKDIHAFFSQNNDLRTLNHTLEVANEAIRIAQLYGFDSQKVEYAALLHDISNVIPISKMLEVAERLSIEVLEEEYKYDRSVHQKLSRYMAQDIFEINDEEILSAIESHTTHKPNSHMTDKILFVSDKISWNLPGEHPYLIETREEVNRLEMDKAILIYLNHIWDQRNTLKLVHPWLIKAREELLEA